One window of the Nothobranchius furzeri strain GRZ-AD chromosome 3, NfurGRZ-RIMD1, whole genome shotgun sequence genome contains the following:
- the gata2a gene encoding endothelial transcription factor GATA-2a, giving the protein MEVAAADQSRWMAHHHAVLNGQHPDSHHHSLSHNYMEPMAPLLPQDEVDMFLNHLDSQGNPYYTNSRARVTYSQAHARLTGNQVCRPHLIHSPGIPWLDPGKAALSAAHHHNAWAVSHFSKPGLHPAGSGYPCSSSTGTASVSSLTPASHSSPHLYSFPPTPPKDVSPDPGPTSPTSTRMDEKESLKYQVPLAEGMKMESCSPLRSSLASMNSQTPATHHPIPTYPAYSLPTPHEYSGSLFHPGSLLGGSSSSFTPKCKSKARSSSEGRECVNCGATSTPLWRRDGTGHYLCNACGLYHKMNGQNRPLIKPKRRLSAARRAGTCCANCQTTTTTLWRRNGNGDPVCNACGLYFKLHNVNRPLTMKKEGIQTRNRKMSSKSKRNKRVGDGFDELSKCMQDKALPFGAAPGLTSHMTHMGHLPPFSHSGHMLPTPTPIHPSFGHPHHSNRSPVWAEPH; this is encoded by the exons ATGGAGGTCGCAGCGGCGGATCAGTCTCGGTGGATGGCGCACCATCACGCCGTGCTGAACGGTCAGCACCCGGACTCTCACCACCACAGTCTAAGCCACAACTACATGGAGCCCATGGCGCCTTTACTGCCCCAGGACGAGGTGGACATGTTTCTGAACCACTTGGACTCTCAAGGGAACCCGTACTACACCAACTCCCGGGCAAGGGTCACGTACAGCCAAGCCCACG CGCGCCTCACTGGAAACCAGGTTTGCCGACCACACCTCATCCACAGCCCGGGTATTCCTTGGCTGGACCCCGGGAAGGCTGCCCTGTCCGCCGCACACCACCATAACGCATGGGCGGTCAGCCACTTCAGCAAACCCGGTCTCCACCCCGCCGGCTCTGGCTACCCCTGCAGCAGTAGCACCGGCACAGCCTCCGTGTCCTCCCTTACCCCGGCGTCCCACTCCAGCCCTCACCTCTACAGCTTTCCCCCTACCCCGCCGAAAGACGTGTCCCCGGACCCTGGGCCCACTTCTCCGACCTCCACCAGAATGGACGAGAAGGAGTCGCTCAAGTACCAGGTGCCGCTGGCGGAGGGCATGAAAATGGAGAGCTGTAGTCCGCTCCGCAGCAGCCTGGCCTCGATGAACAGCCAGACCCCTGCCACGCACCACCCGATCCCCACCTACCCTGCCTACTCCCTGCCTACGCCCCACGAATACAGCGGCAGCCTCTTCCACCCAGGCAGCCTGCTCGGCGggtcctcctccagcttcacGCCCAAATGCAAAAGCAAAGCCAGGTCGAGTTCAG AGGGTCGTGAGTGTGTGAACTGCGGTGCCACGTCCACCCCTCTGTGGAGGCGGGACGGTACCGGCCACTACCTGTGCAACGCCTGCGGCCTGTACCACAAGATGAACGGACAGAACCGACCCCTGATCAAACCCAAACGGAGACTG TCCGCAGCTCGACGTGCAGGCACCTGCTGCGCAAACTGCCAGACCACTACCACCACCCTGTGGAGGCGCAACGGGAACGGAGACCCGGTGTGTAACGCCTGCGGCCTTTACTTTAAACTGCACAAT GTCAACAGACCCTTGACCATGAAGAAAGAAGGCATCCAGACGCGCAACCGCAAGATGTCCAGCAAGTCCAAGAGGAACAAGCGGGTAGGGGACGGCTTTGACGAGCTGTCCAAGTGCATGCAGGACAAGGCCTTGCCCTTTGGAGCTGCACCCGGCCTGACCAGCCACATGACCCACATGGGTCACCTCCCCCCATTCAGCCACTCGGGACACATGCTGCCCACTCCCACGCCCATTCATCCTTCATTTGGACACCCGCACCACTCCAACCGGTCGCCGGTCTGGGCCGAGCCTCACTGA